In Pedobacter sp. WC2423, the following are encoded in one genomic region:
- a CDS encoding 5'-nucleotidase, lipoprotein e(P4) family, with protein MIKISFPVALALLLPLGLMAQTNPVAEAAKDYTIAVAWQQHSGEYRALSFQAYNFAKLSLQERLKGADTTKPSCVIVDIDETVLDNSPFQGHEIQKGLSYAAKDWSEWTAKAAADTVPGALGFLKYAQTQKIETFYITNRDQVDYKATLTNLQRLGFPYADEAHLMVKQGTSDKEARRQMVLGKYNILLLCGDNLSDFSNVFYREGKNTKEEVDKAQQEFGNHFIVLPNPMYGDWEKLLYKSGHLSETERSKQRIEGLKSY; from the coding sequence ATGATCAAAATCTCATTTCCGGTTGCCCTGGCTTTATTGCTTCCATTAGGTTTAATGGCGCAAACCAATCCAGTTGCTGAGGCGGCAAAAGATTATACCATTGCTGTAGCCTGGCAACAACATTCCGGAGAGTACAGGGCACTGTCTTTTCAGGCTTATAACTTTGCTAAACTTTCTTTACAGGAACGCTTAAAAGGGGCGGATACGACCAAACCAAGTTGCGTAATAGTGGATATAGATGAAACTGTTCTGGACAATTCTCCTTTTCAGGGACATGAAATTCAAAAGGGTTTAAGTTATGCAGCTAAAGACTGGTCGGAATGGACAGCTAAAGCAGCGGCTGATACGGTACCGGGAGCATTGGGATTTTTAAAATATGCACAGACTCAAAAAATAGAAACGTTTTACATCACTAACCGCGATCAGGTGGATTACAAAGCGACCCTCACTAACTTACAGCGCTTAGGATTTCCTTACGCTGACGAGGCGCATTTGATGGTTAAACAAGGAACTTCTGATAAGGAAGCACGCAGACAGATGGTGTTGGGGAAATACAATATACTGCTGCTTTGCGGAGATAATCTGAGTGACTTTTCTAATGTCTTTTACAGGGAAGGAAAGAATACAAAGGAAGAAGTGGATAAAGCGCAGCAAGAATTTGGAAATCACTTCATTGTATTGCCTAATCCAATGTATGGCGACTGGGAAAAACTATTGTATAAAAGTGGCCATTTGAGCGAAACTGAAAGGTCAAAGCAAAGAATTGAGGGCTTAAAAAGCTATTAG